The DNA segment CGTCTCCATCAGCCCCACCCGGAACCCCCTGAGTGGGTAGAGCGTTGTGCTCTACCGGCGTGGCGCCAGTCAGATCGAGGTCGACACCGATGTCCACTCCCAGTGATTCCCTGTCCCAGACCCCGGGCGGCGCCTTTGCCGGCCACCTGAAGGAAGTGCGTGCCAAATGGGGGTGGTTCGTCGCCCTCGGCATCATCATGATGCTCGCCGGATTCATCGCGCTCGGCAGCGCCTACACGCTCGCCTTCGGAACGCTGTTCTCGGTTTATTATATCGGCGCGATGATGGTGGTGGGCGGCATCGCCCAGATTTTCCACGCCTTCGCGGTGAAGGGCTGGGGCGGCTTCTTCTTCTGGCTGCTCGACGGCATTCTCTATCTCGCCGCCGGCGTGATCGCTTTCCTCCACCCGATGATGGCCGCGGCCATACTGACGCTGCTGCTCGGCATCTCGCTGATCGTGGGCGGCATCTTCCGCCTCATCGCCTCGTTCCAGATGCGCCCGGCCACCGGCTGGGGCTGGCTGCTGTTCTCGGCCATCATCGCGATCATTCTCGGCATCGAGATCACCGTGCAATGGCCGATCAATTCCATGTGGATTCTCGGCCTTTTCCTCGGCGTGGATCTTCTTTTCAACGGATTCACCGTGCTGATGCTGGGGTTGGGCCTGAAGAAATGAGCGAGATTCCGTGAGGCAGGGCATCGGCAGACTTTCGATCCCTCTTGAGAAGCCGGCCGAAGCCTCCCCGGGAGCGCTGAGGCCGGCAGGCTCGACAGGCGATGCCCCCTCGCCCGCCGGGGCGAGCGGACGGGACCTGCGCCTCGATCTGTTCCGCGGCCTGGCGCTGTGGTTCATCTTCCTCAACCACATCCCCAACAATGTGGTGAACTGGATCACCAACCGGAATTTCGGCTTCTCCGACGCCACCGAGATCTTCGTCTTCATCTCCGGCTACACCGCCGCCATGGTCTATGGCCGCGAACTGGACCGTTCCGGGGTCATGGTGACCTCGGCGCGGATCCTGCGGCGGGCGTGGCAGCTCTACGTCGCCTTCATCTTCCTGTTCGTGATCTACCTTGCCGAGATTTCCTACGTCGTGGGCAGCGTGTCCAACCCGCTCTACGCCGAGGAGATGGGCGCGCTGCAGTTCCTGGCCGAGCCCAATGTCGCGCTGGTCGAGGCGCTGCTGCTGAAGTTCCGCCCCGCGAACATGGACGTGCTGCCGCTCTACATCGTGCTGCTGGGCTCCTTCCCCCCGATCCTGTGGGCGCTGAAGCGCAAGGCGGACCTGACGCTCTTCGCCTCGTTCCTGCTCTGGCTGGCGACGACGCACTGGGGCTTCAACCTGCCGGCCTATCCCGACGACCGGATGTGGTTCTTCAACCCCTTCGCCTGGCAGTTCCTGTTCACCTTCGGCGGCTGGTGCGGGCTGGGCGGCAGCGACCGGCTGGGCTTCCTGGTGCAGTCGCGCGCTGTCGTGGCGGCGGCGGTCGCCTATCTGCTGGTGTCGCTGCTGGTGGTGGTGAGCTGGTGGTGGCACCCGCTCGAAGGGCTGGTGCCGGAGGCGGTGGGGGCGATCATCTACCCGATCAGCAAGACCGACCTGTCGCCGCTGCGCCTGCTGCATTTCCTGGCGCTGGCGGTGGTGGTGGTGCGGCTGATCCCGGTGGACCTGCCGGCGCTGCGCTCGGCCTGGCTGCGGCCGATGATCATGTGCGGGCAGCATTCGCTGGAGGTGTTCTGCTTCGGCGTGTTCCTGTCCTTCGCTGCCCATTTCGTGCTCAATGAGCTCACCGGGACACTGCCGATGCAATTCGCGCTGAGCGGGCTCGGGATCGTCCTAATGATATCTCTCTCCGCGCTGCTGTCGTGGTATGGTCGGGTCGAGCGCGAGATTGCCGCGCGTAAATATCGCTGATCGACGCGGTTCGCTGTGAAACGCTGGATACTGGGTGCTGTTCTCGCCTCGACCTGGGCCCTGACGGGCGGCTCGCTCGCGCAGGCCGCCAAGGAGCCGGTGTGCGCCGCGCCCTCGGCGCTGACCCAGGCGCGCTACGCGCTGCCGCGCCTCGCCAAATCGCTCCGTACCAAGACGCCGACCACCATCCTCGTGCTCAACAGCGCGAAGGGAAGCAAGCCGGGTTCGGGCAAGGACGCGATCGCGCGCAGCTTTCCCAGCTTCATCGAGGAAACGCTGCGCGAGCGCTATCCCGATGGCGGGATCGTGCTCACCACGCGCAGCCAGCCGCGCGCCACCGCGCAGGCGATACTCGCCGTCCTGCCCAAGCTGCTGGCCCAGACCCGCCCCGCGCTGATGATCTGGCAGACCGGCACCTATGACGCCATTCTCGGCGCGGACACCTCCGCCTTCTCCGATGCGGTGGACGCTGGCGTCGATCTCGCCCATGCGGCGGGAACCGACGTGCTGGTGGTCAGCCCGCAATATTCCCCGCGCACCGCCTTCGCCTTCGACGTCGCGCCCTACACAAGCGCCCTGCACTGGGCGGCGCGCGCGGCCCAGGTGCCGTTCTTCGACCGCTACGACATGATGCGCTTCTGGGACCAGGAAGGCATCTTCGACTTCGACGCCACGCCCCCCTCACCTTCGCTGTTCGAGGATGTCCATCGCTGCATCGGCCGGCTCATGGTCGGCATGATCGTGGATGGCGTCGAAATGCGAACGCTCGGTTCACGCTGAGGCTCCCCGGACACTCCATGCGCCCTCCTCGACGCTTCGCAATGAACACCGTGGGGCTCTGCGCCCTGCTCGCCCTTCTGCTGCTCGCGAGCCCGCCCGCGCGCGCCGCCGACGACATGCCCATCGCCTGCCCGCAGACCAAGGCGACGCAGTCGAAGCTGATCCGTCCGCTCGCCCGCACCGCCGCCCGGCTGCGCGCGGGCCAGCCGGTGGTGATCGTCGCCATCGGCTCGTCCTCCACCGCTGGCGCGGGCGCCTCCAAGGCGGAAGCGAACTACCCGAACCGGCTGCAGGCCCTGCTGCGCGCGCGCTTTCCCCACGCCGACATCACCGTGGTCAATCGCGGCGTCAACGGGCAGGACGCGCCGGAGATGCTGAAGCGCTTCGACACCGACGTCGCGGCGCTGAAGCCGACGCTGGTGCTGTGGCAGGCGGGGGTGAACGCGCTGTTCCGCGAGAACGGGCTGGCGCGGGCGGGAGACCTGCTCCATGAGGCGATCGCGCGGGTGCGCGCCATCGACGCCGACATCGTGCTGATTGACCCGCAATACGCCCCGCGCGTGCTGGGCGATGCCGACAGCGGACCGATGGTGAAGCTGATGGACGACATCGCCCGCGAGGACGGGGTGGACGTCTATCACCGCTTCGCGCTCATGCGGGACTGGCACGAGAGCGCGGGGCTGCCGTTCGAATCGTTCCTGTGGAAGGACAAGTTCCACATGAACGACTGGAGCTACGACTGCTTCTCGCGCGATCTGGGCCGCGCGGTGACGGCCAATATCGATTCCCAGCAGCGCTCCGCGGATGTGTCGCCCGGCGTTTCGATGCCGGTCACGCTATCCCAGCCCGCCGCGCCGGACCGGCTGCTCGGGGCCATGGTCCAGCCCTGAGATTCAACGCCGGGGGCGTCCGACGCGCCTCACCCGGCCTTACGCGATCACCAGCGCCAGCGCGAAGCCGTCATAGCCCTTCTCGCCCACGGTCTGCAGGGCGGTGGCGTCGACGCGGGGCTCGCGGGCGAGCCATTCATAGGTCGCGCGCACGCCCTTCACCCGCGGGTCGGCGTTCGCCCCATCGATGACCGCGCCCTCGCGCACCACATTGTCGGCGACGATGACCGTGCCGACGCGTGACAGGCGCAGCGCCGCTTCCAGATAGGCCACATTGCTGGGCTTGTCGGCGTCGATGAAGACGAAGTCGAACGGGTCGGCGCCTTCCGCCTCCAGCGCCGCGAGGCTGTCGCGCGCGGGACCGACGCGCAGGTCGACGCGGTCGGAGAAGCCCGCCGCCGCGATGTTCGCCCGCGCCACTTCGGCGTGGTGCGGCTCGTATTCCAGCGTGACGAGGCGGCCATCCGCCGGCAGCGCCTTCGCCAGCCAGAGCGTGGAATAGCCGCCGAGCGTGCCGACCTCCAGAATGTGCCGCGCGCCCATCATGCGGGCGAGCAGCATCAAAAGCTTGCCCTGATTGGGCGCGACATGGACTGCCGGCAGGCCGGCGGCCTCGCTGGCCGCCAGCGCGCCATCGAGCGCGGGATCGGGCGGCACCAGATGTCCGCCGACATAGGCGTCGACCGCCTCCCACAGGGCGGGACCGAACGATGTCATGCTTCTTCCTCGGCTATTCGTCGCCCTTGCCGGAAAACGCCCCGCCAAAGCGCTTGATGACGGCTTCGCGCGCGGCGATGACGCGGCGCTGATAGTCTTCCGCCATCGGCTCGGTCAGCACGCTCTCCAGCCCCGCCAGCAGGGCCCAGAGCGCGGGAACCTCGGATTCGTCCTCGACGAATTCGACCAGGGTCTCGCCGTCGGCGTCATCGACGTGGCGAGAGAGGAACTCAAACAGAACGACCGCCACCGACCGGTCGATCACGAGGGTGATTTCGTCGTTTGCCACCGCAGCCATGTGCGTTCCCCGTCAACGTGCCATTTCTCCATCCTATCGAACCATGTCGGTTTGAACACAAGCGTGCTGATGATCTTCCCCACCGCGCCCACGGGGGGTTGCTTTCGCGCGGGCGGCGTGTTGTCGCTCACCAGCAAGCAAGGGAGACGTGACATGCCGGCTGCGGATGAACTGAAGACCGTGCGGGATTTCGTGCGCTATGCGGTCAGCCGCTTCAACGCCGCCGATCTCGCCTTCGGCCATGGAACCTCCACCGCGCTCGACGAAGCCGCCTTCATCGTGCTGGATTGCCTGCACCTGCCGGTGGACGACCTGACCCCCTGGCTCGACGCGCGGCTGACCAGCGAGGAGCGCACGCGGCTCGCCGACATCATCGAGCGCCGCTGCGACAGCCGGGAGCCGGCGGCCTATCTGCTGGGGCGCACCTATATTCACGGCATCATGTTCAAGAGCGACCGGCGCGCCATCGTGCCGCGTTCCTTCATCGGCGAACTGATGGCGGGCGATCTGTTCAGCGGCGCCGGCTTCTCGCTGATCGAGGATCCTGATTCGGTGGGCCGGGCGCTCGACCTGTGCACCGGCTCGGGGTGCCTCGCCATTCTGGCCGCCATGGTGTTTCCCGGCGCGCAGGTGGATGCCGTCGACATCTCGCCCGAGGCGCTGTCGCTGGCGGCGGAGAATGTGGCCCTGCACGACATGGGCGAGCGGGTGAGCCTGATCGAGGGCGACCTGTTCGACAAGCTGACCGGGCGGCTCTACGACCTCATCATCACCAACCCGCCCTATGTCGATGCCGCCACCATGGCCGACCTGCCGGCCGAATACCGCCACGAGCCGACGCTGGCCTTCGCCGGCGGCCCGGACGGGCTCGACATCGTGCGCCGCATCCTCGCCGAGGCGCCTTCGCACCTGACCGCGCGCGGCGGCATCGTCTGCGAGATCGGGACCGGCAAGGAAATCCTGGAGGCCGAATATCCCCATCTGCCCTTCCTCTGGCTCGACACCGAGGAGAGCGAGGGCGAGGTGTTCTGGCTCTCGGCGCGCGATCTGGGCGTGGGCAAGGATCTGCGGATCATCAGCCGCATGCCGCGCTGAGCTGCGCCGATGGACGGGGATAAACCGGTCCCCGTC comes from the Ancylobacter pratisalsi genome and includes:
- a CDS encoding HdeD family acid-resistance protein gives rise to the protein MSTPSDSLSQTPGGAFAGHLKEVRAKWGWFVALGIIMMLAGFIALGSAYTLAFGTLFSVYYIGAMMVVGGIAQIFHAFAVKGWGGFFFWLLDGILYLAAGVIAFLHPMMAAAILTLLLGISLIVGGIFRLIASFQMRPATGWGWLLFSAIIAIILGIEITVQWPINSMWILGLFLGVDLLFNGFTVLMLGLGLKK
- a CDS encoding OpgC family protein gives rise to the protein MRQGIGRLSIPLEKPAEASPGALRPAGSTGDAPSPAGASGRDLRLDLFRGLALWFIFLNHIPNNVVNWITNRNFGFSDATEIFVFISGYTAAMVYGRELDRSGVMVTSARILRRAWQLYVAFIFLFVIYLAEISYVVGSVSNPLYAEEMGALQFLAEPNVALVEALLLKFRPANMDVLPLYIVLLGSFPPILWALKRKADLTLFASFLLWLATTHWGFNLPAYPDDRMWFFNPFAWQFLFTFGGWCGLGGSDRLGFLVQSRAVVAAAVAYLLVSLLVVVSWWWHPLEGLVPEAVGAIIYPISKTDLSPLRLLHFLALAVVVVRLIPVDLPALRSAWLRPMIMCGQHSLEVFCFGVFLSFAAHFVLNELTGTLPMQFALSGLGIVLMISLSALLSWYGRVEREIAARKYR
- a CDS encoding SGNH/GDSL hydrolase family protein, coding for MKRWILGAVLASTWALTGGSLAQAAKEPVCAAPSALTQARYALPRLAKSLRTKTPTTILVLNSAKGSKPGSGKDAIARSFPSFIEETLRERYPDGGIVLTTRSQPRATAQAILAVLPKLLAQTRPALMIWQTGTYDAILGADTSAFSDAVDAGVDLAHAAGTDVLVVSPQYSPRTAFAFDVAPYTSALHWAARAAQVPFFDRYDMMRFWDQEGIFDFDATPPSPSLFEDVHRCIGRLMVGMIVDGVEMRTLGSR
- a CDS encoding SGNH/GDSL hydrolase family protein; amino-acid sequence: MRPPRRFAMNTVGLCALLALLLLASPPARAADDMPIACPQTKATQSKLIRPLARTAARLRAGQPVVIVAIGSSSTAGAGASKAEANYPNRLQALLRARFPHADITVVNRGVNGQDAPEMLKRFDTDVAALKPTLVLWQAGVNALFRENGLARAGDLLHEAIARVRAIDADIVLIDPQYAPRVLGDADSGPMVKLMDDIAREDGVDVYHRFALMRDWHESAGLPFESFLWKDKFHMNDWSYDCFSRDLGRAVTANIDSQQRSADVSPGVSMPVTLSQPAAPDRLLGAMVQP
- a CDS encoding O-methyltransferase, with the protein product MTSFGPALWEAVDAYVGGHLVPPDPALDGALAASEAAGLPAVHVAPNQGKLLMLLARMMGARHILEVGTLGGYSTLWLAKALPADGRLVTLEYEPHHAEVARANIAAAGFSDRVDLRVGPARDSLAALEAEGADPFDFVFIDADKPSNVAYLEAALRLSRVGTVIVADNVVREGAVIDGANADPRVKGVRATYEWLAREPRVDATALQTVGEKGYDGFALALVIA
- the prmB gene encoding 50S ribosomal protein L3 N(5)-glutamine methyltransferase — its product is MPAADELKTVRDFVRYAVSRFNAADLAFGHGTSTALDEAAFIVLDCLHLPVDDLTPWLDARLTSEERTRLADIIERRCDSREPAAYLLGRTYIHGIMFKSDRRAIVPRSFIGELMAGDLFSGAGFSLIEDPDSVGRALDLCTGSGCLAILAAMVFPGAQVDAVDISPEALSLAAENVALHDMGERVSLIEGDLFDKLTGRLYDLIITNPPYVDAATMADLPAEYRHEPTLAFAGGPDGLDIVRRILAEAPSHLTARGGIVCEIGTGKEILEAEYPHLPFLWLDTEESEGEVFWLSARDLGVGKDLRIISRMPR